The genomic DNA GCTCACCGACCTCACCGTGCGGGCGAAGGGCGATGTGCACATCGACGTCCACCACACCGTCGAAGATGTGGGCATCGTGCTGGGTCAGGCGATCCGCGAGGCGCTCGGCGACAAGCGCGGCATCTCGAGGTACGGCGACGCCGTGGTGCCGCTCGACGAGGCGCTCACGCAGGCCGTGGTCGACATCTCCGGCCGGCCGTTCCTCGTGCACACGGGCGAGCCCGAGGGCTTCGAGTTCCACTTGATCGGCGGCCACTTCACGGGGTCGATGGTGCGGCACGTGTTCGAGGCGATCGCGTACAACGCGGCGCTGACGGTGCACGTGAACGTGCTCGCCGGCCGCGACCCGCACCACATCGCCGAGAGCGAATTCAAGGCCTTCGCGCGCGCGTTCCGGCAGGCGAAGGCGTTCGACCCGCAGGTCACCGGCATCCCGTCGACGAAGGGCGCGCTGTGACCGCGACGAAGCGCGTCGTGCTGCTCGACTACGGGTCGGGCAACGTGCACTCGGCGGCCAAGGCCCTCGAGCGCGCCGGCGCCGAGGTCGAGCTCACCGCCGACCGCACCGCGGCGCTCGAGGCCGACGGGCTCGTGGTGCCGGGTGTCGGCGCTTTCGCC from Agromyces larvae includes the following:
- the hisB gene encoding imidazoleglycerol-phosphate dehydratase HisB; translated protein: MTTPTARRVARVQRETSESSIDLSVDLDGAGTSDIETGVPFYDHLLTAFAKHSLTDLTVRAKGDVHIDVHHTVEDVGIVLGQAIREALGDKRGISRYGDAVVPLDEALTQAVVDISGRPFLVHTGEPEGFEFHLIGGHFTGSMVRHVFEAIAYNAALTVHVNVLAGRDPHHIAESEFKAFARAFRQAKAFDPQVTGIPSTKGAL